The genomic interval CACCAGCGTATGGACCGCCGGTCGACCCTGGGGCATGGCGTGATACTGACCCAACCACTCGCGAGATACCTCGATGAGCTGGGTATCCGTGCTCCCCACCGCAAGCATCAGGCGCCCGGGCACCACATCGGTAGCGGTGCCAAACCCAAGCACGGCGCCACCCGTCGGGACCGTGAGGACGTGCGACCGTGAGCCTGCCTCGCCGTTCGCGTCACGCAACGCGGAGAACACGTGCACTTCCCCCTGTGCTACCAGCCAGACGCGGTCGCTCTCGAGCGTGAACGGTCGATCGCTTCCGCTCACGACCAGGCGGCCATCGCGCGTGGCAACGCGGAGCAGTTCGTCTCGCTGATCGGGGGCCGCGTAGGAGCCGGTGTGTCTCATCGAGGGCGGGGGTGGGAGCGACGTCGGAGGCCGCGGCTATTCAGACGCGATGAGCCGTCGATACGGACCGTCCACGGCGTGCAGGTCAGCGTGTGTCCCTCGTTGCACCACGCGGCCGCGGTCGAGCAGGATGATCTCGTCGCAATCGCGGATCGTGCTCAGTCGATGCGCCACGATCAGGCAGGTGCATCCACGGCGGCGCAGGTTGTCGTCAATGACCTTCTCGGTCGTCGGATCGAGCGCGCTCGTCGCCTCGTCGAGGATGAGGATCGACGGGTTGTTCACCAGCGCGCGGGCGATCTCCATGCGCTGTCGCTGGCCACCGCTGAAGTTGCGACCGCCCTCTTCCATTCGACTCTGGTATCCCGACGGCCTGGCCGCCACCTCCTCATGGATGCAGGCATCCCGCGCGGCGCTCACGAGATCCTGTTCGGGAACCGTCGAGTCCCACAACGCGAGGTTGTGCTCGATCGAGTCCTCGAACATCGCAATGTCCTGATCGACGACGCCGATGGACGTGGTGAGCAGGTCGCGTGGAATCTCCTGCCGCGACCTCCCGTCGAAATGGATCGTCCCCTCCCACGGCTCGTAGAGCCCCGCCACCAGTTTCGCTACCGTGGACTTCCCGGACCCCGACCCTCCAACCAGCGCGACGCGGCTCCCGGGCCGCAGTACGAGACTGAAGCGCTCGATGAGTGGTGGCTCCAGCACGCTGTAGCCGAAGCTCACGTCACGGAGTTCGAGGCGCCCGCTCAGCTTTGTTTGACTGGACAGGCCAGCCGCCCTGGCCTCGGCCGGGACCAGCGGGGCGGATGCCTCCTCCGGCTCCCCAACCGTGCGCGACGTCGCGGGAGCGCCCGTGAGTGGATCGCGAGACGCGCGCAGCACGTCGTCGAGGCGCGCGAGGTCGCCCTTCACCTCCTGCGCCATCGATCCGAGGTCCATCATCCGGTTCACCGGCGTGATGAACAGCGACATCAGCGACTGGAAGGCGATGAGCAGGCCCATGCTCATGTGGCCATCCATGACGCGCAGGCCACCCACGCCCAGAATCATCGCCGTGTTGAGGGCCATCAGGCATGGCGGTACCACGCTCAGCATCTGGCTGGTGAACTGCAGGTCCTGGTAGGCGTTGCTCACCTTGGCCTGATAGCCTGCCCATCGGCTGAAGAAGTCCGACTCTGAGCCCGTCGCCTTGAGTGTCTCGATCGTCTGCAGGCCACCCATGGCCGTCCCCATCAGCTTGCCGCGGTCCTGCAGGAGGCGGCGGCTCAGATCTTCGCGCCGGCGCGACACGTACTTGAGCGCCAGCAGGTTGAGGCCGGCCGTCAATACTCCGATTCCCGCCAGCAGGATGTCGTACTGGAACAGCAGGACCGCGTAGAACACGATCACGATGGCATTGAGTGCCGTCGTGGCCAGGTCGCTCGAGACCAGGCGAGCGATGCGATCGTTGATGGTGACACGGTTGCCGATGTCGCCGGCATAGCGCTGCGTGAAGAACGCCGCTGGCAGCCGCAATACGTGCCAGAAGAATCGACCGGAGGTCTCGATGGCGAGCTTCGTCTCGAGCCGTAGCAGGTAGCGCTGCTGGATCCAGACCAACACGCCCGAGATGATCGCCGTGATCAGCATGAGCCACAGCAACGGCTTGACCCAGTCGCTGAGCCCCTTCACCAGCACGTCGTCCACGAAGACCTTGCTGAACGTCGGTGTAACCACGCCTGGCAGCACCAGGGCGAGCCCCGCCAGCAAGATGAAGAGCAGCGCGCCATGCGCGCCCGGGAGCCGACGCGCGAGCGCGCTCAGCAGACTCGGTGCAGCTCCACCAGTGCGGAACTCCTCGCCACGCTCGAACGTGAGGGCGACGCCGGTGAACGACTGATCGAACTCCGCCTCGGAGACGGTCATGGGGCCGGTGGCCGGATCGTTCAGGTGTGCCATCCCGTTCCGGAATCCCTCGAAGACCACGAAGTGGTTGAAGTTCCAGTGCAGGACCATTGGCACCGGCATCTCGCGCAATTGGGCCGGCTCCTTCTTGTAGCCTTTGGCGACGAGTCCGTAGGTGCGGGCAGCCTTGAGGACATTGCTTGCCTTGCTACCATCGCGTGACACGCCGCACGCCACACGCAGCTCTTCGAGCGGGACCCACCGCCCATGGTGCGCGAGGACCATCGCGAGGGCTGCAGCACCACACTCCACCGCTTCCATCTGGAGGATGGTGGGCGTCTTCGCCCGCGCCACGACGCGCGGCCGTTCGCCCTGACGCCCTGGCAGGACACCCATGCCCCAGCGGGCCAGCGACGTGGTCACAGCTCCTCCCACGTCAGAGTCCCGCCTGACGACGCAGGAGAGGCATCACCAGCTCGATCGGACGTCGCGCGGCAACCTCGATGTTGCCAAACGCCAGTGTGCCGCTCTGGATGGTGAGGGGCGGCCCCTTCGACGAGGACCACCGAAAGCCACTTGTCGTCGCTGGATCGAGCTGCAACTCGGCGCGCACCTCATACGGCGCATCGTTGCCCGACAATGCAGCAACCAGCTTCTCGTTCTTGAGAACGCGCCGCATGCCGCGCGTGGTCGCCGGAAAGTCCGATACGTAGGTCACGCGGCCGAGGATGAAGCCGAACTCCTCCTGCTTCACGGTCGAGGGCGCGATCTGGATCGTCATGCCGGGCCGGATCTGCTTGCCGAGCACACTGGGCACGTAGACCACAGCCTCTAGTCCGGAAACGGCCTTGCCGGTCAGATCGAGGCTCAGGATCGGCTCGCCGGGCGCGACGATGCTCCCGCGCTCGGTCATGACTTCGAGAATCCGCCCGGTCTCCGGCGCCGTTACCTCGGAGCTGCTGCGCAGCTGGCGCTCCAGCTCCGCGACGTTCATCTCGTGACGCTCGATGGCCAGCGCGGCCTGCCGTGCCTCCTCCGCGCGCTGGTTCTCGACGGTAAGTCTGCGGGCCGCCAGTTGGGTGATCTGGCTCTGCAAGTCGGCAAGCTTCTCACGGGTCGCATCGTACTGTTGGCGCGTGGCAAGCACGGTGTTGCGCGTCATGAGGCCCTGCTTCACCAGCTGTTCCTGCGTCGCGATGCGCTCATCGAGCCAGCGCAGCGTCTGCTCGGCCGCGGCGATTCCCTGTCGGACGCTGCTGTCCTGCTGCGCCAGGTACGAGCCCTGGAGCCGTACATCGCGTTCGCCGAAGGCGACCACGTCGTCGCGGTCCGCGCGGGCAGCGGCGAGGTTCGCGCGCTCCTGCTGCAGGCGCTCCACGAGCGCTTCTTGCCCGATGCGGGCCACGACCTGGCCTTCCGTCACCACGTCGCCCACACCCACCGCGACGTCAATCACCCGTCCGCCCGTCGTCGGCACCACTTCGAACACACCACCGCTCTTCACCAGGATGCCGGTGCCCATGACCTTCTGCGGCAGTCGGCCCACCACGCCCCACATCACCGCAGTGGCCAGCAGTAGCCCGAGCGCCGCGAGTGCGATCCAGCCACGTGCGTCGGTCACTCGCATCACCTGGTCGAGCTGCTCCGGCGACGACAGGCGATCGAGCGATACCTTGCGGAAGACGGTGGTGGAGTCGGACACGGAGGCTCCGGGGTTCAGTTCGGGAGGGTGAGCGGACGACTGGCCGGCGCGCGAACAGCGTCGTGGTCGACGGAGACAAGGGTGCCCGTTGCGAAACGAAGGTCGACCACCGCCTGGGCGTGGGCTTGCTGACTCGACACCGCGGCGAGCCGCGCGGCGGTAAGCGCATCTTCTGCGTTGATGATGTCGAACAATGTCGACGTACCGAGGCGGAACTTCGTCATCTCGTTCTCTACCGTCTCCTCGTATAGCGACACCGAGCGCGACGCCTCCTGCAGGCTGGCCCGACTGGCCCGCACCGCGCTCCACGCGACGCGCACGCTGGCGTGCGCACGCCGACGCGCCTCGGCAAGCTGCACGTCCTGCTGGCGCACGATTGCTTCGGCCTGGGCCAGCCGACCTCGCGCGCCAACGTTCAGCACTGGCCACTGGTAGCTCAGCTGCACCGCTCCCTTGAGTCCACTCGTGTTCTGGACGAAGGGACGGACGAGTCCGGGCACTCCCCAGCGTGCAGCGTACCCGTCGTATCCAGCCGACAGGGCAAGGTCGGCGCGCGGCTTGAGGCTGCCGGTCACACCATCCGCCTCGACACGTGACGCGTCGCTCAGGCGGCGCAAGGCATGTACGTCCTCACGGGCGCTGTCCGCGAGTGCGAGGTACCGGGCGGTCGCACCGCTCGTGTCGGGGCCGAAGTCGATCGTCGGGAACGTGGACGTGGCGTCGAAGGCCGCCGTCAGCCGCTCGGGATCGACGCCTACCGCGAGCGCGAGGTCGCGCTGCGCTTCGAGAACGCGCTGCTCTGCCTGGATGCGCGCGGCGCGCTTCGACGCCACGTTCGCCTCCACCTGGCGCATGTCGGCGGCCGGCCGTTCGTCGGCCGCCACGAGCCGTTGGGTTTCCAGTGTCATCCGCTGGGCGCGCGTCTCCGCTTCCAGCTGAATCACCAAACGGTCTCGTGCAGCCATGTACGTCCACCAGACCGTGACCGCGTCCCGGATGACGGTCGAGGCAACGAATCGGAGGTCGTGGCCGCTGGCCTGCAGGGCCAGCTCGGCCGCTCGTTCAGGAGCGCCTGTGACCCGGCCCCCGCGGTCGTTCAGCAACGGGACCGCCACCTGCAGGGCTGCGGTCGCGACACCGCTTGGCGCGGTACCAACGCCGGTCGTCCTGGACTGCGACACCTGCACCACCGGCCGGATGCTGATACCGGAACGAAGCAGCTTTTCGCCCTCCACGCGATACTCCAACCCATCGACGCCGAGATAGCTCGCGGCACTTGCGCCAACAGCCGGCGGCAGCAGGGTCTGTTCGCGCTGCGACGTCACGCTCGAGCGTACCAGTGGATCGAAGGGCGCTCCCGATTGCTGCCAGACTCCCCGCGCGCGGTCCAGCGCACGGCGAGCGGACTCGAGCCGCGGACTGTATTGCAACGTGAGCGAGAGGACCTCCTGCAGGTCGGCTGCCGGCCTCGCGTCCTGCGCCAGGACCGGTGCGGCGACAGCAAATACGGACAGCAAGGTGCCCATTCGCGCAGTCAGACACCACGCGTTCATAGCAGCAGCCCGTTGGTCAGTTCGTGCTGCGCTACGCTCGCGATGTCGGGCACGCGACCGATCCACGCACGCGCCAGCCCTCCCACCACGTGCTCGAGCGCCGCGTCGTCAAGCTCACCGTTTTCCTGCGGTGGTTCCTCGGCCGGCCTCACGGGCGGCCGGGCCTCGTTCCGCTGTGTCACGTGAACGCCCTCCCGCCGTCAGTAGTGGCTGCGACGTGAACGTGGCGACGTCTTCAGCGCGCCACGCCACATCAGGTGAGAACCTCCGCCTGCCCCTCCGCTCACACCGTCGAGCTCGTCGTCCGACAGGGTTCGCGTGTCATCGATGAGGTCAGGCAGGACGACCAGCGCGTCGAGATCCGGATCTCGCTCGATGAACTTCAGGCGCACATCGTCCGGAACGCGGACGCCAAATGCCTGGTGGATGGCCGCGCGCGGACTCTCGAGCAGGGCGCGCCGGAACTCGCTATCTCGCGCCGCGCGTTCGAGCACGGCATCAAGGACTTCCTGTGTACGGGACTGCGGTGATTCCATGTCGCGACTCGGGCGAGGACTACACTCCCTCAAGCAACCGATGTACCAGCGCGCTGGCGGGCGGCAACACGTTGTGGCAGCGCACGATCGATCGATGTCGCCAGCGCACGGCGCTCGTCGCTGTCGACGCCCGCCTCTATCGAGTAGAGTCCCGCTTCGCCTTCGCGCGGCGTGGCCGGATCTCGAGGCAGAGATATGCCTTGAGTTCCCGTCTGCGGTCGGCCCGCAGCTGAAACTTCACGTGGTTCACGCGACGAACCAGCGTGCTCGGCCAGAGATGATGAGGCAGCGTGCGCACTTCCGCACCGCAATACGCCTCGAGTGCGTGGCACTGTGCCCGCGTGCACCAGCCCCGGTCCGCGACCTGCGCGAGCCAGGAGGATTCCGCGAGTCGACCCGCCAGCTGCGGCACGCGCGCGAAGGCGTACTCCACGCCCAGTCCCGGCCGCACACGGCCATCCACATCGAGATGGATCATCGCGATCGGTGGCGCCGCGGCCGCGGGCTCGAGGAGGAGACGCGCACCTCCCCGTGAGCCCGGCCACGCCACCGCGTCGAGGAAGGCGAGGTGTGACCTGTTCGGGAGCCCGGCAATGCACAGTCGAATGCCGGCGCCCTTGCCGCGCGCGCTCATGTCGCCGATGTACACCAGCCGTGCACCGCGAGGCAGCGCGCTCAGTACCCGATCACACACCTCGCGTACCCCTGGCGCGAACAGGGAGCGCTGCACGGTTGTTGACGGGTTCCGGAGGCCGGCTGTCCCGGCCGGATTGGACGCGAGGTCGTACAACACGTGCTCGGCGATCACCGAGCGCGCTCCGCTTTCGCTGCAGTCGCGCTCGATCCACCGCGCCGGACCGTCTGTTCCTTCAGGGATGAAGAACGCCGTATCCACGCGCCCCGCGTCAGCGCCGAGGCGACACTCCAGGTAGGCA from Gemmatimonadaceae bacterium carries:
- a CDS encoding NHLP family bacteriocin export ABC transporter peptidase/permease/ATPase subunit codes for the protein MGVLPGRQGERPRVVARAKTPTILQMEAVECGAAALAMVLAHHGRWVPLEELRVACGVSRDGSKASNVLKAARTYGLVAKGYKKEPAQLREMPVPMVLHWNFNHFVVFEGFRNGMAHLNDPATGPMTVSEAEFDQSFTGVALTFERGEEFRTGGAAPSLLSALARRLPGAHGALLFILLAGLALVLPGVVTPTFSKVFVDDVLVKGLSDWVKPLLWLMLITAIISGVLVWIQQRYLLRLETKLAIETSGRFFWHVLRLPAAFFTQRYAGDIGNRVTINDRIARLVSSDLATTALNAIVIVFYAVLLFQYDILLAGIGVLTAGLNLLALKYVSRRREDLSRRLLQDRGKLMGTAMGGLQTIETLKATGSESDFFSRWAGYQAKVSNAYQDLQFTSQMLSVVPPCLMALNTAMILGVGGLRVMDGHMSMGLLIAFQSLMSLFITPVNRMMDLGSMAQEVKGDLARLDDVLRASRDPLTGAPATSRTVGEPEEASAPLVPAEARAAGLSSQTKLSGRLELRDVSFGYSVLEPPLIERFSLVLRPGSRVALVGGSGSGKSTVAKLVAGLYEPWEGTIHFDGRSRQEIPRDLLTTSIGVVDQDIAMFEDSIEHNLALWDSTVPEQDLVSAARDACIHEEVAARPSGYQSRMEEGGRNFSGGQRQRMEIARALVNNPSILILDEATSALDPTTEKVIDDNLRRRGCTCLIVAHRLSTIRDCDEIILLDRGRVVQRGTHADLHAVDGPYRRLIASE
- a CDS encoding NHLP bacteriocin system secretion protein, producing MSDSTTVFRKVSLDRLSSPEQLDQVMRVTDARGWIALAALGLLLATAVMWGVVGRLPQKVMGTGILVKSGGVFEVVPTTGGRVIDVAVGVGDVVTEGQVVARIGQEALVERLQQERANLAAARADRDDVVAFGERDVRLQGSYLAQQDSSVRQGIAAAEQTLRWLDERIATQEQLVKQGLMTRNTVLATRQQYDATREKLADLQSQITQLAARRLTVENQRAEEARQAALAIERHEMNVAELERQLRSSSEVTAPETGRILEVMTERGSIVAPGEPILSLDLTGKAVSGLEAVVYVPSVLGKQIRPGMTIQIAPSTVKQEEFGFILGRVTYVSDFPATTRGMRRVLKNEKLVAALSGNDAPYEVRAELQLDPATTSGFRWSSSKGPPLTIQSGTLAFGNIEVAARRPIELVMPLLRRQAGL
- a CDS encoding TolC family protein, encoding MGTLLSVFAVAAPVLAQDARPAADLQEVLSLTLQYSPRLESARRALDRARGVWQQSGAPFDPLVRSSVTSQREQTLLPPAVGASAASYLGVDGLEYRVEGEKLLRSGISIRPVVQVSQSRTTGVGTAPSGVATAALQVAVPLLNDRGGRVTGAPERAAELALQASGHDLRFVASTVIRDAVTVWWTYMAARDRLVIQLEAETRAQRMTLETQRLVAADERPAADMRQVEANVASKRAARIQAEQRVLEAQRDLALAVGVDPERLTAAFDATSTFPTIDFGPDTSGATARYLALADSAREDVHALRRLSDASRVEADGVTGSLKPRADLALSAGYDGYAARWGVPGLVRPFVQNTSGLKGAVQLSYQWPVLNVGARGRLAQAEAIVRQQDVQLAEARRRAHASVRVAWSAVRASRASLQEASRSVSLYEETVENEMTKFRLGTSTLFDIINAEDALTAARLAAVSSQQAHAQAVVDLRFATGTLVSVDHDAVRAPASRPLTLPN
- a CDS encoding NHLP leader peptide family RiPP precursor — protein: MESPQSRTQEVLDAVLERAARDSEFRRALLESPRAAIHQAFGVRVPDDVRLKFIERDPDLDALVVLPDLIDDTRTLSDDELDGVSGGAGGGSHLMWRGALKTSPRSRRSHY